Below is a genomic region from Raphanus sativus cultivar WK10039 chromosome 4, ASM80110v3, whole genome shotgun sequence.
AGCTAATCCATAAAGATACATTCTCTGTAGGTCGGAAGCTCTTGTTTCGTTGGCGTCAATGTCGTCCCctaagaataagaagaagaggaaTAAGCCGTTGCTTAATCCATCGACTTTGTTTCCGCTAACGACCGCAAACTTGTCACTTCCTGATGATTTGCTATTGAGCTGCATCGCACGGCTCTCTAGATTGTACTACCCGACTCTCTCCCTCGTTAGCAAAAGCTACCGATCTCTCCTTGCTTCTCCGGAGCTTTACAAAACCCGTTCCCTTTTAAACCGCACAGAGAGCTGTCTCTATGTTTGCTTACGTTTCTCTCCTGACTGTAACCCTAGATGGTTTACTCTCAGCCGGAGACCTAATCGAACCCTAGGTAGGAATAATAAGTTTAGTAACTATCTTTTGGTTCCAGTCACATCTCCCCATGCTACGTCTGTTCGGTCGAGTTTAGTCGCTGTTGGTTCTGATATCTACGAGATAGGCGGACTCATCAACGGCGTGCCTTCCTCTAGCGTCTCGGTTCTTGACTGCCGGTCCAACTTGTGGCACCAGGCTCCGAACATGAAGGTGGGCAGGACGTTTCCATCAGCAGAAGTCATTGATGGAAAGATACTTGTTAAAGGAGGTCTTGAGCTTAAAGACGTGAATTCAGCCAAGTGGGTAGAGGTTTTCAATCCAAATTACTCGAACTTGGACGACTGTGTCATTTACATGTGGATCTAAAGAATGGCAGTCACAGTATGATAATGGAATGGCATCGCATTCATCTTCTTTTTGCCTGGTCGATGACGTGTCTTATTCATTTGACCACGGAAAGTTAAAATGGTTTGATGCTAAGGTAGGAGATTGGAGATTCATAACGGGGTTGGAAGGTCTGCCTAAGTTTCTTTTAGGTTGTAGGACTTCTTGGCATGTTCACTTGGCGGATTATGGTGGAAAGATGGTGATTTTATGGGATAGACATGATCGTTCTAGCAATTGTCAGGGAAGGACTATTTGGTGTGCGGTGATTTCCCTGGAAAGGTGTAGTAGTGAAGAGATTTCGGGGACCCTCGAGTGGTCTGATGCAGTGCTTAAAGTCCCCAAATCTTTTGAGTTCGTGCATGTTCTTGCTGTCACAGTTTGATGGAAAGACAATTGAGACGTGTTGAATAAATCAGAACAATTTTCAGTCTTATGCATGACTGGTCTCTGTGTCTttagctgttttttttttacttgtaaAACCTCTAATAGCGTTTCCAACTTTGTTTTGACTTTTAATGGTTAACTTATGTTATTACCGTTTACTGCTAGAAAGCATTTGAAACACTTTTCGgttgaatatttttgttttgtttattgtaaACAAGAGAATTCTCAGAAATCCGGTGAAGAAGTTGCAGAGAAACTTCCTCTGATTTAATGAATACGCTGCAAAAATATGGTATAGTGAATGATGTTAAGCTCTATTGATTTTGACCACTACCCAGTACCCATGTACAGGAGAGAGCACAAGACTTGATTAAAAATCTACCTGTTTAGGCATAAAGAATGTTTCATACTAGTCCGAGGAAGAAAAGATGGGGCCGTAGGaactaaaagaatatatatatatatatatatatatgagattttaTACCCTTCTCAAGCTGCCACATCTTCAGTTGTTGAACCAAGTTGTGACATGTCTTACTTTATACCGTATCAGTCATACCATGTTTCATACAGTCTAAGCTTCTCGTATCAATCATCCTTGTTCTCTTAGTTTTGTTGTGCTTATACTCTTTATTTCTTCTTTGAAGATTCATCATGTCTAATCTTAGAGGAGCATCTCATGTGGATTGGAGACGAAATTATGGAACGTGTGTGTTAAAACCTAAGTTAAAACAACAACAATGTGTGAAAGTGTATCTTATGCTGTTATGCATGAAAGTGACTAACGGAAGAGTGTCACATTTGAAGTACCACTAGACTGAGGGAAATATGAACGTCAAAGTTCGTCCAAATTGTCTTAAGCATGTGAGATTGGAGTTGTAGGCTAAACAAAGAAAAGCTCAGACCATGCGTTACGAACCTGTGGTGAGTAATGTTGATGGTGAAGCTGATGTGGGTGGTATGCCAAAAGCAGAAAACTAACCCtaacaagaggaagaagagacgTCCATTAGACAGATATGTGACTTCAACCGCTCTTGATATTATGAAaggaaagaaggagatgaagagtGTGTTCGGAGTTTGTGACAAAGAGCTGAGGGACAAGGTTTGTAAAGGAAACACTAGGTGGTTTGATGATGCTGGTATTCCCTTTAATGTTTTCACCTATCCATGTATTCGTTAAATAACATGGCTATTTGCAAAATTGATTTAAAGCtcaaagtcaaacacaaaactaacgtatgatttttttttggaaatttcatTTGCTTTATTCATTCCAGAAGTTCAGATTAttcacgaaaatgccattatttttttttcgaaaattgtctttttactctctcaacctcatcatcttcaagtatttacaagattgtCATTGCCATCAATACACCAACATCCGTGAACAATCAATTTGAAATTCTTAATGCACCTCAAATCGATTTACACTCAATCTTTCTCAATTCTtttgaactaaaaacaacagaTCTTTCAcgttctctccatattcatccaaaaaacccGAAGATTTTGATTCCAAATTTTTTATGGTTCATAGAGCCATTGAAGCTTTGATTCCTGGTGGATCacttttgtttgaaattttggGTGCTTGGAGAAGacttatatatgttttctaaacaAGTTATCTCACTGGTTGAAACTATGAAATCAGTTCTTTTTTCAGATCTGTTCGTCAGGACTTCCGTGTTAGTCTTCTGGCAGTAGAAGACTTACACGGAAGTTTTATGGTCAATGCagaggttagttttgcaattgacttttatatgtgtttttagAAACGACTTTTATGGAAGTCTTCAATATtcctttgttaacaaaaaaactcGAAAATACCAGAGAAGACTGCCCAGTAAGTCGTTtaggataaacatgttagttttgcattttGACCGGATTGTGTCAGAAATTTGTAAGTCGTccgaaagaaaaataaaacttcaatattttattataattaaacgACTTCCATAAGTCTGTCAGATTATTTTTGCAACTGAAAAATGaaacttaaatatttacttttatcttGACGACTTACACAGAAGTTGTCCGGTAGACGAGTTACACAGAAGTCTTCATGGATTATATTCTaagattctggtcaaaccttgatTATTACAGAAGACTTCCATGTAAATTGtccatataaaattaaatatttaaattttattttcagttgCAAAAATAACATGAaacgacttacatggaagtcgtctaattataataaaatattgaagttttattttttgttttggatgACTTACAAGACTACTTACCGGGAAAAATAAGTCGTCTaggaaaagtcaaatttctgacacaatccggtcaaatgcaaaactaacctgttTATCCTAGACGATTTACTGGGAAGTCTTcgtattttcaagtttttttggTTAACAAAGGAATGTGGAAGTCTTCTCTggtattttgagatttttttgttaacaaaaagtAAGTCAATATTTACAAAGAAAGATTTCCAAAGAAGTCTGTTGTAGAGTAGAGTCTTCTATGTTAATTATTGTAAACTTGTTAACTAACTTTAAGATATGTTTTTAAAACTTTCAAAAGTGTTAAGTAACTTCAAGAATATGAATTCATATGGTTTAACGTGTCTTCTTACACCATAGGACATACTTTTTTAAACTTtcatgaaatttgaaattttaattttcacttaaaatttgaatttcccACCTAAATTTTCTGCTTATATTTCAATTTTCcgttttaaatttatgtcttCCGAGAAGTCTTCTGTGAATAAGTCTTCCGAAAAGTCTTCTGCGAACAAGTCTTCCGAGAAGTCTTATGAGAATAAGTCTTCCGGAAGAATTCTCACAAGACTTCTAGTGAAACTGTTATATATTTGAACTAATGTTATTTTGATCTTTTGTGAATTTGACTAAGTTTTCTTGGGATGTTTTTTTCCTTAGTTGTAATAAATTTGACCAATTTTTgtgttattttgttttactaTTGAAGTTGAATCAATAACTTCAAAAATGTCAAGTACTTTTTGGCAATATAATAATGTAGCCACGAACATATTTACCAAAAATTTTCATTAACATcttttcaaatttacaaaagaattcACAACTAAAAGAGTACACATACAAATCAAAAAACAGAccataaacaaaaatattatagatcATTCTTCCACAAAGACAAGCTTGAACTTTACTTGACATGGAAGAAGACTCTGTCAGAAGacttccagaagacttccagaaaGTCGTCTAGTGCATTAAATGTTAGAAATCTTCCGAGAATGATCTATCCAAAAGCATGCATATCCAAAAGCATtcaaatggtttcaaaatatagaaaaaaataaggcAAGAACTTAAAACAACCAAAAGAGTTTTCAAAATGTAAGAGCTTTAAGCAACAAGAGGTTgccaactaaaaaaaatatgatttataaatatacttttaaaggATTGGAAGATGAGAACAATGTaatgaaaaacctgcaaaactATATGAATTAGTTAGAATGACATGAGACAAAATggtaaattgatataaaatttagttttttcaaaaaatgataatttGTGAAAAAGATAAGAGTTATATGCAACCAGAGGATACCAATGACGTAAAATCAGACATAGAAACTTATCAAAACACTCATATTTGTAATGACAGAGGAGACATGCGAGAAGAGTGCGCCAGAAGTCTTTTAGAAAACTTACATGAAGTCTTCTAGTGCATTAAATGTTAAAAGACTTATGGGAAGTCTTCCGGAGAATTCTTCCAAGTCTgtctcagatctgaaaaacctgcatatccaAAAGCACTAAATGActtcaaaatatagaaaaacttcaaaaatatggTAAGAGCATAAAACAACCAAAAGAGTTTCCAAAAGTTAGGAGCTTTAAGAAACAAGAGGTTAATAGTATTTATAGATCTACCTTTGAAGGAGTAGAAGATAAAAACCATGTAATGAAAAACCTgcaataacaaaataaatcacTGAGAAGACATGaaataacaataaattgatttaaagtttgatgtttttaatttgaaagagattagagagacgTTTGAGAGTTTTACAATGAGGAACATTACATTTTTCTTGCAGCCATTTGAGAGGAAGTGAGATaatgtttaaattttctttatataggaagacaaaaatttcaataaagttgaatatttttgatttaaaagactttcaagtaagtctgCAAGTAGTCTTTAAataaagaggtttgaaaacaacagAGACTtgcataatttaaaataatgtagACATCTTGTTCATCTTATTGATTTTCAACaaactttctcttctttttgacaaagtgtaggcGAATAATCGGGTCACGGTAATTTACCTATCACTCGTTTCCAACAATGTGTAATCATTCCCTTCTGAGTTAGAATAATGGAGTCATAAATAACTTACTTACCcctcagatctgaaaaacctgcatatccaAAAGCATTAAATGActtcaaaatatagaaaaacttcaaaaatatggTAAGAGCATAAAACAACCAAAAGAGTTTCCAAAAGTTAGGAGCTTTAAGAAACAAGAGGTTAATAGTATTTATAGATCTACCTTTGAAGGAGTAGAAGATGAAAACCATGTAATGAAAAACCTgcaataacaaaataaatcagtGAGAAGACAtgaaataacaataaattaatttaaagtttgatgtttttaatttgaaagagattagagagacgTTTGAGAGTTTTACAATGAGGAACATTACATTTTTCTTGCAGCCATTTGAGTGGAAGTGAGATaatgtttaaattttctttatataggaagacaaaaatttcaataaagttgaatatttttgatttaaaagactttcaagtaagtctgCAAGTAGTCTTTAAataaagaggtttgaaaacaacagAGACTtgcataatttaaaataatgtagACATCTTGTTCATCTTATTGATTTTCAACaaactttctcttctttttgacaaagtgtaggcGAATAATCGGGTCACGGTAATTTACCTATCACTCGTTTCCAACAATGTGTAATCATTCCCTTCTAagttagaataatggggtcataAATAACTTACCTACCcctcagatctgaaaaatctgcatATCCAAAAGCATTAAATGActtcaaaatatagaaaaacttcaaaaatatggTAAGAGCATAAAACAACCAAAAGAGTTTCCAAAAGTTAGGAGCTTTAAGAAATAAGAGGTTAATAGTATTTATAGATCTACCTTTGAAGGAGTAGAAGATGAAAACCATGTAATGAAAAACCTgcaataacaaaataaatcagtGAGAAGACATGaaataacaataaattgatttaaagtttgatgtttttaatttgaaagagattagagagacgTTTGAGAGTTTTACAATGAGGAACATTACATTTTTCTTGCAGCCATTTGAGAGGAAGTGAGATaatgtttaaattttctttatataggaagacaaaaaatttcaataaaattgaatatttttgatttaaaagactttcaagtaagtctgCAAGTAGTCTTTAAataaagaggtttgaaaacaacagAGACTtgcataatttaaaataatgtagACATCTTGTTCATCTTATTGATTTTCAACaaactttctcttctttttgacaaagtgtaggcGAATAATCGGGTCACGGTAATTTACCTATCACTCGTTTCCAACAATGTGTAATCATTCCCTTCTGagttagaataatggggtcataAATAACTTACCTACCCCTCTGCATCTTCCAGGAAATCCTCTCAATCTTTTATACTTATGGAtgctggagagagagagagagagagagagagagagagagagagagagagagagagagaggagagagagagagagagagagagagagagagagagagagagagagagaagagagagagagagagagagagagagagagagagagagagagagagagaaaccaaaAACACACAGAATTTTACCTTTTGTCGTGGTTGTGTATGTAGATGAGCTACTTGTGACCGGATCATCACTTCAACTGATACAAGAATTCAAGCGAGAGATTGCAACTAAATTTGAGATGAGTGATCTTGGCAAACTAACCTATTACTTGGGATAGAAGTTCATCAAGGAGAGAATGGTATTGTTTTGAAACAAGATAGGTATGCAAGGAAAATACTTGAGGAACCCAGAATGGGTTCATGTAATCCAACCCACGTACCGATGGAAATGAATGCTAAATTCTCTAAGTCACCCAGTGAAAGGAATGTCGATGAAAGGGAGTATCGACGAAGCATTGGTTGTCTTCGATATTTGCTGCACACTCGCCCTGACTTATCATTCAGCGTTGGGGTGCTTAGTAGGTATATGCAAGAACCGAAGGAGTCTCATGGTGCagcattaaaaaaattactgaGATATTTGCGTGGAACATGTTCTCTTGGGCTCCATTTCTTGTGTGGAAGAAATTTGAAGCTGGAAGGTTACAGCAACAGTTCACATAACGTGGACATCGACGATGGGGAGAGTACAACAGGCCATGTATTCTATCTTGGAAATTTTCCTATAATATGGTGTTCTACGAAGCAAGAAATAGTTGTGCTACCAAGTTGTGAAGCAAAGTTTATGGCCGCTACGGAAGCCGCTAAGCAAGCCATCTGACTTCAAGAGTTGTTGAGCTAGGTCGTCAATGAATCTTGCAAACGAGTCATCATCAGAGTTGACAACAAATCAGCAATAGCACTTACAAGAAATCATGTGTTCCATGGCCGAAGTAACACATATATAGAaggtttcattttatagagagtGCGTTGAAAACGAGAAAGTAGAAGTTGAGCACGTGCCCGGGACTGAACAGAGAGCCAGCATACTAACAAAATCGCTTGGTGGGATCAATTCAAGGAGATGAGAAGCCTCATTGGAGTTGAAGATGTGGGTGCAAGAGAGTTCAAATTTAAGGGACAGAATGTTGGAGTTAGCTTGAAAGAAACTTGAGAAAGAAGTAATTCCTAGTTGGTCAATGATCTTAAGAGGTAAGCATCATAGTATTTGTTTGTTTACAATTAGGAAtaggttttgttttgtctttataAAAGCAATGTCTAGTAATGACATATGCTATGAGTTTTGTGAGACTTTAgtttttgagttatttttctAAAGCATCGAGTGATTGAATAAGAAAAGGACTTCTTATTAAGATTGATTGCTTGTGATTCTATAGAGAAGAAAAGGGAGAGCGCCCTGAGtgagagaaattaaaaaaaaaatagggtttttaattttaatataagaaagtaaaatatattattatgtaaaacttctttcaaaaaaatatattattatgtaaaacttctttcaaaaaaaataatattatgtaaaattttaaatttattcatttatttaaaaataataatatttaagcggagaaacaaaaataatttaaacttttaGCGAGAATATTAAAACTTATAGTGGGAATAttaatttggtttaaatattcataaataaattataaattaaatatactttatattatgtttgtATGTGTAACTTAATacttagattttaatttttctttttagtaaACTTCCGACAACAAACgcaaatttttagaaaatttgaaaatttatttatttatttttattattttaatattaatatgtgtCTCTTTTTATtcgattaatataaattaaacttttGTTACTACAATTATTTGTATTATAAACTGttctttatatgttttttacatCAATAAAAAACAGACTCAACTAAGATTCTACAAACCACACCGGTAGCTCGGCATCCACATGAACGACAAACGATGATTGCTGTCTGACACTCCGTGCAAGATTGTCCCCTTTTATTCAACGTTCGGGGTATATAAATGAGTTCTGAGTGATTGAAACTTCTTTTTAATATCTTGatgtcttccaaataacttgcaaaaacATCCTTTCTTTATATGTGGTTGgtaaaaaaatcaagttttttctTTGCCAActgttaaaaaatataaaaaaacatcaaattttGCGAATCatcttattacatttttttactATGCTTTTTATAATTCgtttttagttaaattattataatggaaatatataatcaaaagggtgaatttggaaaattatttaaaaatgaaaaagtttataaaaaaattctttattgtTACTCAAAAGTGAGGAGTGgtaatttgacaaaaaaaaacaagtaggAATGAATTTTCTCTTATATGAtgtaaagttatatatttagttttttttttattagaaatctTATATAAGTATAATTATGAAGAAATTTGAAGCTGGAAGGTTACAGCAACAGTTCACATAACGTGGACATCGACGATGGGAAGAGTACAACAGGCCATGTATTCTATCTTGGAAATTGTCCTATAACGTGGTGCTCTACGAAGCAAGAAATAGTTGTGCTACCAAGTTGTGAAGCAGAGTTTAAGGCCGCTATGAAGCCGCTAAGCAAGCCATCTGGCTTCAAGAATTGTTGAGCTAGGTCGTCAATGAATCTTGCAAACGAGTCATCATCAGAGTTGACAACAAATCAGCAATAGCACTTATAAGAAATCATGTGTTCCATGGCCGAAGTAACACATATATAGAaggtttcattttatagagTGCTTTGAAAACGAGAAAGTAGAAGTTGAGCACGTGCCCGGGACTGAACAGAGAGCCAACATACTAACAAAATCGCTTGGTGGGATCAATTCAAGGAGATGAGAAGCCTCATTGGAGTTGAAGATGTGGGTGCAAGAGAGTTCAAACTTAAGGGACAGAATGTTGGAGTTAGCTTGAAAGAAACTTGAGAAAGAAGTAATTCCTAGTTGGTTAATGATCTTAAGAGATAAGcatcaaaatatttgtttgtttacaaTTAGGAATAGGTCTTGTTTTGTCTTTATAACGCAATGTCGAGTAATGACATATGCTATGAGTTTTGTGAGACTTTAgtttttgagttatttttctAAAGCATCGAGTGATTGAATAAGAGAAGGATTGCTTGTGATTCTATAGAGAAGAAAAGGGAGAGCGCCCTAAGtgagagaaattaaa
It encodes:
- the LOC130511376 gene encoding secreted RxLR effector protein 161-like, with product MEMNAKFSKSPSERNVDEREYRRSIGCLRYLLHTRPDLSFSVGVLSRYMQEPKESHGAALKKLLRYLRGTCSLGLHFLCGRNLKLEGYSNSSHNVDIDDGESTTGHVFYLGNFPIIWCSTKQEIVVLPSCEAKFMAATEAAKQAI
- the LOC108851110 gene encoding LOW QUALITY PROTEIN: F-box/kelch-repeat protein At5g49000-like (The sequence of the model RefSeq protein was modified relative to this genomic sequence to represent the inferred CDS: deleted 1 base in 1 codon); this translates as MSSPKNKKKRNKPLLNPSTLFPLTTANLSLPDDLLLSCIARLSRLYYPTLSLVSKSYRSLLASPELYKTRSLLNRTESCLYVCLRFSPDCNPRWFTLSRRPNRTLGRNNKFSNYLLVPVTSPHATSVRSSLVAVGSDIYEIGGLINGVPSSSVSVLDCRSNLWHQAPNMKVGRTFPSAEVIDGKILVKGGLELKDVNSAKWVEVFNPNTRTWTTVSFTCGSKEWQSQYDNGMASHSSSFCLVDDVSYSFDHGKLKWFDAKVGDWRFITGLEGLPKFLLGCRTSWHVHLADYGGKMVILWDRHDRSSNCQGRTIWCAVISLERCSSEEISGTLEWSDAVLKVPKSFEFVHVLAVTV